Sequence from the Syntrophales bacterium genome:
TTTTTGCCAAAGGCGAGGGTTACCGAAAAATCATCAGGATGTTACGTAAAGCCGGAGCAAAGTAAATTGGGCGGACCTCGATTAACTTGAAAATTATCTCATTGAATTGTTAACTACGGGGGTGGTTCCTTTGACCGGAATGGGTGGCTCCTGGACCGCGCGGGAATATGCACCCTTAAGGAAATAACGCCTTAGAATCGATTTCTGAGCCATTCTTGAGGCTTTCCTAACCCTTATTATCCCACCTATTCCGCCAATCTTCTCCTAATTTTTCAACCATCATCGCCTCTATGTGTTTTATGGCAACCTTTATCTTCCCGTAACCTGTGTAGCTGGAGGAGTGTGGTTTCATTATTCTGGGAGGCAGGAAACCCGTATCTTCGCCAACTTGGTTTTCAATCCACCGTATAACATCGTAGCCAGTCTTTTCCTGCTTACCGTTAACTTCCCCTAAATCGTGGTCAAGGCTGATAGCTTCAACCCCTCCTGTTTTAAGGAGTTCTATGCACTCATTAGCTGTCTTTACCCAAATCCAGCCAGGATGGTTCCATTTTTCAGGGTCTCTTTCATCGTCTAACCAGATTTTTAGCTTCTTACAAATATCTCCCCATCTTTCAACCATCATTCTATCAATGTGTTCTATGACGAGCTCTATGCCCTTGTGACCCCCGAAGTTAGCAGAATGTGTATCCATTTCTCTAGGGGGTAGATAATCCTTGTTCGTAAAGACTTCTTCCTCTATCCACTTAATAACGTCGTAGCCAGTTTTTTCGTTCTTACCGTTAAATTCCCCCAAATCGTGGTCAAAGCTAATTTCTTCCACGTTTCCCTTCTTCAAAAGTTCTATGCACTCATTAGCTGTCTTTACCCAAGTCCAGCCAGGATGTTCCCAGTCCTTCGGGTCTCTTTCATCGTCTAACCAGATTTTCAATTTATCAGGCATATTCCTCCTGTAAGAAGATTCATTTTCCAACAGATAAATTCAATATCTATTACAAAGCAGAGACATCAAGAACCGTTCCTAATACTTCACCACCAGCAACTACAATTGCATCGTCATCAATTGGAATAGGCATTGAAGTAATTCCTTTTTGTAATTGCTCTATTTTCTTTTTTGAAACAATAAACTCCTCTTTTAAATTATAAACCATAATGAATTGTTTATTATCTACGGTTCTACCAACACGACCCCTAAGATAACCATAATGCTTGGAAAGCTTATACTCTTCGGGAGACATCATAAACGTTGTCTTTTCTTGATGACCTCCTGGAGCTTCCTCTAATTGTCCTTCTGGAGAAATCCAAAAGATGTATTCGCATGTTCCGAATCCTCTATCGTGTGTAGCGCTAACCAAAGCTTTCAATAAATCCCTTGCGGACTTGTTAAAGAAAGCTTCTGTTTCTCTGACAGATCGAGCAAACCGCTCAAACTTATGCAAATTAGTCATTCTATCCTATTTTCCCAACACAAACTGTTAAAAGTTTGATTGCGTTTTCTATAACACTCCAATTGGTAGTTTCAGGTTCATTCACGCGCTATCTTGTCGAAAGGAATCAATCAAATTCATAAAGTATATTTTTTAGAAATTTGTTTGATATTTTTCCACCTAAACACTTGACTTTTTGCATACATTCCCGAACTTTTTTATAGTACCTACTTTCTTTATAAGGAGGGCCAGCGGTACCTTCTCTTAGAGATCCTGACCAGCAAAAACTTTCCGCCGCCTTAATGTATGCGGCGATGGCTTTGTTGCATTCCTTTTTTTGAGAATACATATCCCCGAGACACACATAAACATCTTCATGTTGGGTGCTTTCTTGTGAGAATTCCGAACCAAAAAAGACAGAGGAAAAGATCCCATTAATCTTAATTGCCTTGGTGTAATCTGCAATAGCTTTGTCGTATTCCTTTTTTTTAAAATACACCTTTCCTCTTTCAATGTAGGGATAAGAGTCTTTTGGACCGATTTTTATTGCGCTGTTACAATCCGCAATGGCTTTGTCGTATTCTTTTTTCCTGACGTATATCTTTCCTCGCGTTAAATATACACAACGGAAAGCCCACCGAGATCCCTGATGGGGGTCTCTTATAAGCTTTCTCCATTCACCTTTGGTGATTTTGTCAATCAAGTTGGAGCAACTTTCAATCGCCTTGTTGTAATCATGGAAGGCCTTTTTTTGTTCATTCTTCTTAACGTAAGCGTCTCCCCGAAGAACATAATACCCCGCGACTTCGCTCTCGTTATAATCTAAGAGGGAAAACTGAAAAGTAAGTGATATCAATTTGGTGTAATCAGCGATAGCCTTGTCGTATTCTCCTTGTTCAAGATATGCGTTTCCACGATATTCGTAAGCTGAAGAGTAACAATCGTTTTGTTTTAGACACTCAGTAAAACAGTTAATTACAGGGTCGTAATCCTCTTTTGTACACAAACTACCCTTTTCTTTTATCTCCCATATCTTGTTTCTGGCAACTCTTCCTTCATCACACCACCTCTTAAGAACTTTCATATCCTTCATATCCATAGACTCCTCCTGTGTACAAACTGTTTTATCCGGGTCCACCGGAGTGAAATTCTACTTACAAGGCTAAAACTCAACCATTTTTTCGTCAATGGTTACTTGTTTTTCAATCGCTTGGCTGCCACTATCGCCTACTGCGAATAAATAGGGCTGCAGGACCGCCTCCAAGACGCTGCGCAGTCCGCGGGCACCGGTGCCTCTTTCCGCGGCGATTTGCGCGATTTTTTTCAGCGCTCCTTCTTTGAACTCAACTTCCATGCCAAAAGAGCGGAAGTATT
This genomic interval carries:
- a CDS encoding tetratricopeptide repeat protein; protein product: MDMKDMKVLKRWCDEGRVARNKIWEIKEKGSLCTKEDYDPVINCFTECLKQNDCYSSAYEYRGNAYLEQGEYDKAIADYTKLISLTFQFSLLDYNESEVAGYYVLRGDAYVKKNEQKKAFHDYNKAIESCSNLIDKITKGEWRKLIRDPHQGSRWAFRCVYLTRGKIYVRKKEYDKAIADCNSAIKIGPKDSYPYIERGKVYFKKKEYDKAIADYTKAIKINGIFSSVFFGSEFSQESTQHEDVYVCLGDMYSQKKECNKAIAAYIKAAESFCWSGSLREGTAGPPYKESRYYKKVRECMQKVKCLGGKISNKFLKNILYEFD